TTTCTTTTTCGCTTGCTCAACTCGATAGTATTGTAAATACTGTACAAATGACATGCCGACGATTTCCGTAAAGGAGCGGCTGACATAACATGGATGAAGATGCATAAGTGTAGCGAGTTGTTCCAAAGATAATTTTTCATTGTAATGTTGATGAATATATTGAATCATTTTATGGACGTTTTTCCCTTTTTCATTTTCCGCGGTAGAATGATCAACATGTAACAATGAAACTTGGTTCAATGAGACGATGGCACGGTGAATCGCCGTTTGACATTCTTCCAGTTTCAAAGGTTTTACTAAGTAATCAATCACACCACAACGCAAAGCGGTTTGTAAATGGTCTGCATTTTTCTCGTCATCCAATAAAATAACTTTTACATTGGGCTGTTTTTTTATGATTTTTGTTTTATAGTCGAACGTAAAATTTGCAAAATCGCTTAAATCTAAAATCAAAATATCGATTTGTACTTCTTTCGCTAATCGATATGCTGCTTCGCTATCTATCACATCAGGTAAAAAAGTAAGGTTAAAAAAATGGGTCGTGATCATGTTCTTTAAAAACTGTCGTTCTTCTATGCTAGATACTGCTAATAGAACATTACACATACTGATCCCTCATTTCTAATTACATACTGAACGATATAAAGTTAACAAATTCTTCTGCATGCCTATCATTATACTTAAATAGTTAGTGGAAATGTAGTTGGTGAAAAGAAAGTTTGTGAACAATTGTACAAACTTTTGCCTTTGCAGTGCAAGAAAAGACTAATTCAAGTTAAAAAAGTCCTAACGTCCACTGATTAAAGCGCTTTACTATAGAGGGACAGCATACTGAGGAGGAATGGACATGCCACAAATTAAGTGTACAGAAGTAGAAGTGTTAATTAGCGAAGCGAAAATAGCGCAAGAAAAGTATCAAACCTATAATCAAGAACAAGTGGATCAGATTGTCGGTGCAATTGCAGCAGAATTAACAGAAGCGGCATCAGTACTGGCACAAATGGCACACGAAGAAACAGGATTTGGAAATGTAGCAGACAAGACGACCAAAAACTTATTTGCGAGTCAAGTAGTTTATGATTCGATTAAAGACAAGCGTACGGTTGGGATCCTTCGACAAGACAAAGAAGAAGGTGTGATGGAAGTCGGGATGCCGATGGGGGTTATCGCAGCGTTAATTCCGATGACGAATCCAACGTCTACTGTTATTTTTAAGGCATTAATTGCACTGAAAACAAGAAATGCAATTGTCTTTTCACCTCACCCTTCGGCAGTGAAAAGTATTGTTGAAACAGCTCGTCGTGTTGAAAAGGCTGCAGTGGAGGCAGGAGCGCCGGAAGGATTAATTCAAGTGATTGAGCAACCGTCTTTAAAAGAAACAGAGCGGATGATGCATCATGAAGATACGGCGTTAATTTTAGCGACGGGCGGTAGCGCAATGGTAAAGGCTGCGTATTCTTCAGGGAATCCTGCAATTGGTGTTGGAGCAGGAAATGGCCCAGCATTCATTGAAAAAACAGCGGACGTTGCACAAGCCATCGATCGTATTATGGAAAGTAAGCTATTTGACTACGGCATGATTTGTACTTCTGAGGAATCCAT
This window of the Sporosarcina ureilytica genome carries:
- a CDS encoding helix-turn-helix domain-containing protein, which gives rise to MCNVLLAVSSIEERQFLKNMITTHFFNLTFLPDVIDSEAAYRLAKEVQIDILILDLSDFANFTFDYKTKIIKKQPNVKVILLDDEKNADHLQTALRCGVIDYLVKPLKLEECQTAIHRAIVSLNQVSLLHVDHSTAENEKGKNVHKMIQYIHQHYNEKLSLEQLATLMHLHPCYVSRSFTEIVGMSFVQYLQYYRVEQAKKKLQFTHLPISEIAELVGYSNSTYFSRVFKRTTTYTPNQYRQTFEGHHVPTDFQHVQEFID
- a CDS encoding aldehyde dehydrogenase family protein — its product is MPQIKCTEVEVLISEAKIAQEKYQTYNQEQVDQIVGAIAAELTEAASVLAQMAHEETGFGNVADKTTKNLFASQVVYDSIKDKRTVGILRQDKEEGVMEVGMPMGVIAALIPMTNPTSTVIFKALIALKTRNAIVFSPHPSAVKSIVETARRVEKAAVEAGAPEGLIQVIEQPSLKETERMMHHEDTALILATGGSAMVKAAYSSGNPAIGVGAGNGPAFIEKTADVAQAIDRIMESKLFDYGMICTSEESIIAEAPVKEEVIKTLKEKGAYFLNEAQQEQLSNVILRENGILNPAIVGKPASVVAQLAEIDVPENTKLLVAEQTTVSKENPYSGEKLSSILTLYTVNNWEEGIERVTQLLNNQGLGHSAMLHTTDQQKIEAFGLAINASRIMVNTGGTFGGIGMTTLLAPSLTLGCGTAGGSSTTDNISVEHLLNIRRVATHYER